A genomic window from Zootoca vivipara chromosome Z, rZooViv1.1, whole genome shotgun sequence includes:
- the ENDOG gene encoding endonuclease G, mitochondrial, with protein MRRFCSGSRWLVSAASLALGLGLGASFSKRERQPSHLGAEAEGLLSRLPVVPVVAAATTSDLAARGGVGDSGDLAKYGLPGLSLLRTRESYVLCYDPRARSALWVVEQLNPATLSGSSDRAACDFRSDDSIHEYHRATNEDYRGSGFDRGHLAAAANHRWSQKAMGDTFYLSNIAPQNPHLNQNAWNNLEKYCRSLTKYNKNVYVCTGPLFLPRMEADGKMYVKYQVIGKSHVAVPTHFFKVLILEKSSGEIELRSYVMPNSPVNDKIPLENFLVPIESIERASGLLFVPNILKRTSKLKAISAGSNLKAITAGSTT; from the exons ATGAGGCGATTTTGCAGCGGCAGCCGGTGGCTGGTGTCGGCGGCCTCCCTGGCTCTCGGGTTGGGCTTGGGCGCCAGCTTTTCCAAGAGAGAGAGGCAGCCGAGCCATCTGGGAGCGGAGGCGGAGGGGCTCCTCTCGCGGCTGCCGGTCGTGCCAGTGGTTGCCGCCGCCACAACTTCGGATTTGGCTGCCCGAGGCGGCGTTGGCGACTCGGGGGATCTGGCCAAGTACGGCTTGCCGGGGCTGTCCCTGCTGCGGACCCGGGAGTCCTACGTGCTGTGCTACGACCCGCGGGCTCGTAGCGCCCTCTGGGTGGTGGAGCAGCTAAACCCGGCTACGCTGAGCGGCTCCTCGGACCGCGCTGCCTGCGACTTCCGTTCCGACGACTCGATTCATGAGTACCACCGCGCCACCAACGAGGATTACCGGGGCAGCGGCTTTGACCGGGGACACTTGGCGGCCGCCGCCAACCACCGCTGGAGCCAGAAGGCCATGGGGGACACGTTCTACTTGAGCAACATCGCCCCCCAG AATCCTCACCTGAATCAGAATGCTTGGAATAACTTGGAGAAATACTGCAGAAGCTTAACTAAATACAACAAGAATGTTTATGTCTGTACGGGACCACTTTTTCTACCCAG GATGGAGGCAGATGGGAAGATGTATGTGAAATACCAGGTGATTGGGAAAAGCCATGTGGCCGTCCCCACACACTTCTTCAAGGTGCTCATCCTGGAGAAGTCAAGTGGGGAGATTGAGTTGCGCTCCTACGTCATGCCAAACAGCCCCGTCAATGATAAGATCCCTCTGGAGAATTTCCTGGTCCCCATCGAGAGCATCGAGCGGGCCTCCGGCCTCCTCTTCGTCCCCAACATCCTCAAGAGGACTAGCAAGTTGAAAGCAATCTCTGCTGGAAGCAACTTGAAAGCAATCACAGCTGGGAGTACCACCTAA